TCTTCATCCGGCACAGCAACACGCACAATCTCACATCCGGCTTCAGCCAGTGCATTAATCTGTGCGCCCGTAGCCAGCACATTCCGAGTATCTGTATTACACATGGACTGAACCCTGATAGGGTTGTCACCGCCGATTCCGACGTTGCCAATAAACAGCTCACGAGTCTTTTTTCTTTTGATCATTTTTCACCTGATTTATTCAATTGTCGCATCTAAATCAAACACGCGCTGTGCACCTTAATACATATATCCCTCGGAGCCAACTGTTGGGATATAGGTGGTTATGTGCCTCCGGCGGCTTAAACCCTTTTGGGAAAAGGGTTTAAGGATCCCAAAACTTTTTAATTGGGGGAGCTTTTTTATAAGAAGAATTACTTTGGGCTAGTTGATGTGGTTGTTTGCTATTTTACCCAGTTTATTTCTGGGCATTTTGCGAAATGATTCTCTGTTAAGAAAGCTCCGTCCTTTTGATCATTCAACCTTGGATGATAGCTTGTTAATTTTTGCGATTCTGGAATGAATGAGCAAAATTCCTGCGCATCTTTCCCCCAAAGGAACCATTTTGCCCCAGGCCTGCTCTGATTAATAAAAGTCAGCAATTCTTGAGAAAAATGTTTCCACGCAATGGCGTGACTTCCCGAATTGTCTATTTCGCATGTGAGCGCTGCATTTAGCATTAATACGCCCTGCTCTTCGAAATGACTGAATAGCTCTGTCGGGGGGAGTATAGGGAAAAGGCCAGCATCGATATCATCACGAACTTTGCTGATAGGGGCTATCTCGTCTGATCCTGTATAATTTTTATGGAGTAGTTTAA
This window of the Maridesulfovibrio frigidus DSM 17176 genome carries:
- a CDS encoding uracil-DNA glycosylase, whose translation is MKINFCDETYEIHSSWDSFFTTEKIIHLRYLEHAIGTNFTPSAERVLRFSQMNLDKVRVVILGQDPYPQRGVATGRSFEVGDIKSWAELKRNASLVNMLKLLHKNYTGSDEIAPISKVRDDIDAGLFPILPPTELFSHFEEQGVLMLNAALTCEIDNSGSHAIAWKHFSQELLTFINQSRPGAKWFLWGKDAQEFCSFIPESQKLTSYHPRLNDQKDGAFLTENHFAKCPEINWVK